The Streptomyces sp. 135 sequence CAGGCCATCGAGATCAGCTTCGTCGTCGACAGAAGGCTGCCTTGCTGAGCGCCCCCAAAGGAAACGTACGTCCTGTACATTTTTTGGAGAGCCGGACCCTCCGCCGCCCCCTAGCAAGAGAGGCCCGCCATGCGCCGTCCGTCAGCACGTCATGTCCTGCCCGAGTTCACCGAGCGCACCAGTTCGGGGACGCGGACCCTGGATCCGTACTCGCGGCTTCTCGAAGAGCGGATCGTCTTTCTCGGCGCCCCCGTCGACGACACGTCGGCGAACGACGTGATGGCACAGTTCACGCACCTCGAGTACGCGGCGCCCGACCGCGACATCTCGCTGTACATCAACTCCCCCGGCGGCTCGTTCAGCGCGATGACCGCCATCTACGACACGATGCGGTTCGTCAGCTGTGACGTGGAGACGGTCTGCCTCGGGCAGGCCGCCTCGGCCGCCGCCGTCCTGCTGGCGGCCGGCACGCCCGGCAAGCGGCACGCGCTGCCGGGGGCGCGGATACTGATCCACCAGCCCTCCTTCTCCGAGCCGATCCAGGGGCAGGCCAGTGATCTGGCGATCCAGGCCGACGAGATCCTGCGGACCCGACGGCTCCTCGAAGAACTCCTCGCGCGGCACACGGGACAGAGCCAGAAGCGGATCGCCGCGGACATCGAGCGGGACAAGATCCTCGACGCCCCGGCCGCCGTGGAGTACGGGCTCGTGGACCGGATCGTCCAGAGCCGCAAGACCTCGCTCGGCGCGCGCGGGGCGAGGTGACCCGCGGATGCTGCCACCCGAGCTGCCGCCACTGCCCGCGCTGACCCGCGCCGAGGCCGAGTTGATCGACCGTTACCTCGAAGTCGTCGACCTGGTCGGCCGGATCAACCCCGCTCGCGCCGAGCACACCTACGGCGGACTGCGTGCCGCCCAGGCCCTGGTCGGCCGGGCGACGGCCCTGCGGGACGCGCTGGCCCTCATGCACCGGCGCGGCGAGAGCGAGGTGCACGCCGCCACGCTCGCCCGGGCCCTGCGCGTCCTTGACGGCGAGCGGCGGACCGGACGGGTGGGCGTGCCGCCGTCGGCAAGCCGGTGAGCCGGTGGCCCCCCCCCCAGCGGCCGCTGAAGCACGGGCTCCGCTCACCGGAACGTCTGGATCCGCTGTGCGACCGACCAGATGGGCTACCTCAGTTGGCGTAGCAGGGGCTCCTTAATCACGCGTTCGAGAGTCGCACCGGATACGTACGGCGAAGGCGGAATGGGACGTTCCGGTGCTGGTCGAGCCATCGCCAGACGGGGCATTGGGAGTCGAATTCGGCAGCGTCCACCCGAACAGGTCAGTCGTGAGGAGCCTCACAAAACGTCGTTTCGACTCGGTTTTCGAGTGGTTTTCGGGTCAAGATCCCTTCCGACGACAAGACCCCGCCACAGCGGCGGGGCGATCCGGGCGGACGCCGAGTCCTGCCGCCGCCCGGTTGACCGGTCGACATCGGTGCACCGGCAGGAGTGGAGGACCCAAGCAAGGCGGGCCCGTCCGGGAAGTCCGGACGACGCCCTTGGGGTGAAGCCGCAGAGCATGACGCGGCCGGGCATCTTCGCCTGCCCGAACCCGACAGGTCATCCTTCACAGGCGGCTGACGAAGGGTTACGCATGACCGCGCTGAATCACGTTCCGTCGCTGCTCGGCAGGACCGGGGCCGTCTCGGCCCTCACCCTCGCCGTTGTGGGCGGCACCGTCGTGGCCCCCGGGCTCACGTCGGAAGCCGAGGCAGCCACCCACGGAACGAAAGCGCTCAAGATCGCGGCGTCCAAGAAGGGCTCTCCCTACAGCTACGGAGCGGTTGGGCCCAACCGCTTCGACTGCTCGGGCCTGACGCTGTACTCGTTCAAGCGCACGGGCAAGAAGCTGCCGCGCACCGCCGCCGCGCAGTACAACAAGACGCGGCACATCTCGAAGTCCCAGCGGACCCGGGGCGACCTGGTGTTCTTCCACTCGGGCCGGAACGTCTACCACGTCGGGATCTACGCGGGTAACGGCCGCATCTGGCACGCACCGAAGAGGGGGACCGTGGTACGCCTGGACAAGATCTGGACCAAGAGCGTCTGGTACGGCCGGGTCCGCTGACCCGTCCCTCACGCCCGGCCGGACGCGGGGGTCCGTGGACCCGCACGCCGCGTCCGGCCGGAGCCGGGCCGCGCGGCGGGTGCGCGGCGTCAGCGGTGCCCCTGCTGGACCGGCGCCGTCCAGGGCAGGGCGATCCATACGGTCTTGCCGCCCTCCGCCGTGGGGCTGACGGATAGCTTGCCGCCGCATTCGGCGGTCAGCCAGCGGATGATGACCATGCCGCGGCCGTTGTCCTGCTGGACGGCGGCCGGCAGCCGCCTCGGATAGCGCGGGTGACTGTCGGTGACACCGATCCGCAGCTGCTCGTCCCGGTCGAGCTCGACGTCCACCGTGAAGGTGGGCGACTGCCCTCTGGTGTGCTGCACGGCGTTGGTGGCGAGTTCGGAGACGATGAGTCTGATCGTGTCCGCCACCTCGGCCTCGCCCGGCAGGCCCCATTCCGTGAGTACGTTCGCCACGTACGCGCGGGCGGCCGGGACCGAGGCGGGATCGCTCGGCAGAGTGACGGATGCTTCCTGGTGATCTGCCATGGCGACGCTGTCCCTTTCCCACCGGGGTCGGTCTCCGACTCGGAGCGGATGACTCGAGGACGGCCCCGGACTGGTGCTTCGCGCCAGCCTCCCATTCCTTTGCCGGTCACGGGTGGCGATCCACCGAGATGTGCATATATCTGTCGCTCGAAGCGGTGAACTCTGCCAGGACCGACCGTATTTGGGCGCGGGGACGCCACTTCCTCTACTGTCGCCTCTGTCCCCCCGCTCTGCCGCCGGGATGCCCGACGGCTCGGTCCGGAAGGAGACGGACATGCAGTACGGCCCCGCGGTGCGCCGCCGCCGGCTCGGCGCCGAACTGCGCGCGCTGCGCGGCCTCGCGGGACTCACCAGCAGCCAGGCCGCCGCGAAGGTCGGCTGGCACCAGTCGAAGGTGAGCCGGATCGAGACGGGCCGCAGCGGTGTGAAGGCCACGGACGTGCGCCTCCTGCTCGACGCGTACGAGGTGAAGGACGCCCACCTCAGCGAGTTGCTCGTGGCCCTGGCGGGCGCCGACGACACCGGCGCCTCGGGGCGTCACCACTGGTGGAAGGCGTACCGCGACCTGCTGCCCGCCGCCTATCGCGACTTCATCAGCCTGGAGGCGCAGGCGAGTTGGGTACGCACCCTGGAGACCTCGGTGGTCCCGGGGCTGCTCCAGACCCCCGACTACGCGCGCGCCGTCACACGGGCCGCGCTCGGCGGGCTGCCCGACGAGCAGGTGGACGCGCTGGTGGAGGTGCGTCTGGCCCGTCAGGACGTGCTGCGCGCGGAGCCTCCGGTGCGGCTGAGCGTGGTCCTGGACGAGGCGGTTTTGCGCCGTTCGGTGGGCGGACCGCGGGTCTTCGCACATCAGCTCGCACGGTTACAGGAGGTGGCGCAGTTGCCACAGGTGCGACTTCAGGTGCTGCCGTTCTCCTCCGGAGAGCATGTGGGCCTCATCGGGCCTTTCGTTATTTTCTCATTTCCGAACATTGCTGATCTGGATGTGGTTGTTCTCGACCACTTGACGAGTAGCCTCTATCTCGAACGGAAAGAAGACCTCCAGGCATACGTGGAGGCCTTCAACTCCCTTCAGGAACAGGCGCTTTCACCCGAGGACTCAGAGGATTTCATCGCCGGGCTAAGCGACGGCGCGTAAGGAGGCACCATGACCGCACTGCCTCGGTACGTACCTTCCAGCACCACCCTTCAGGGTGCGCGGTGGCAGCGCAGCAGCCGCAGCAACGGAATGAACAACTGTGTCGAGACGGCCACGCTCGACACGACCACGCACGACCTGCTCCAGTCCCGCGCCGCGGCCCGCCTGCTGGCCGTGCGCGACTCGAAGAACACCGCGGGGCCCGCCCTGCTCTTCTCCCCCGGCCCCTGGGAGACGTTCGTCGACAGCCTCCGCTGACCGCGGGCCTGCCCCCGCCCGGGGCCGGCCCGTCTCATCGGGGTGCGGTGCGGCTGATCACTCGTACGGCATCGGCGATCTGTTCGTCGGTGAGATCCGCGCGGGCGGTCAGCCGCAGCCTCGAAATGCCGTCCGGTACCGACGGCGGCCGGAAGCAGCCGACCGCCAGACCCGCGGCCCGGCACTCCGCGGCCCAGCGCACGGCCGATTCCGGTGCCGGGGCGCGCACGGAGACGACGGCGGCGTCGGGACGTACCGCCGACAGGCCCTCGGCCGTGAGGCGCCGGTGCAGTTCCGCGGCGACCTGGCGGGCCCTGGCGGCCCGTTCGGGCTCGCGGCGCAGCAGCCGCAGGGCCGCTAGCGCGGCGCCCGCCGCGGCGGGCGCGAGCCCCGTGTCGAAGATGAAGGTACGCGCCGCGTTCACCAGGTGGTCGATGACCTTGGCGGGTCCGAGCACGGCGCCGCCCTGGCTGCCGAAGGACTTCGAGAGGGTGAGCGTGACCACCGTGTCGGCGGCCCCCGCGAGGCCCGCGGCGTGTGGTGCGCCCCGGCCGCCGTCACCGAGGACGCCGAGGCCGTGCGCGTCGTCGACGATCAGCCCCGCACCGAACTCCCGGCACACGTCCGCCAGTTCGGCGAGCGGCGCGGCGTCACCGTCCACCGAGAACACCGAGTCGGACACCATGACGGCGGGGCCGTCGTGGGCCTCCAGCGTCTTGCGCACCGCCTCGGGGTCGCTGTGCGGCACCACCTGGGTCACGGCGCGCGCGAGCCGGCAGCCGTCGATCAGCGACGCGTGGTTGCCCGCGTCGGAGACGATCAGCGAGCCGTGCGGGGCGAGCGCGGTGACCGCCGCGAGGTTCGCCGCGTAGCCGGAGGAGAACACGAGCGCCGCCTCGAAGCCGCAGAAATCGGCGAGCTCCCGCTCCAGTTCGGCGTGGAGTTCCGTGGAGCCGGTGACGAGCCGGGAGCCGGTGGCGCCGCCGCCCCACCGCCGGGCCGCCGCGGCGGCACCCTCGGTGACCTCCGGGTGCCGGGTCAGCCCCAGGTAGTCGTTGCTCGCCAGGTCGAGGAGGCCGCCCGCGTCGGCGGCGCGCGGGCGCAGGGTGCGGACGAGGCCGGCGTCGGCGCGCAGCCCGGCCTGCTCGTCGAGCCAGTCGAACGGCGCGCGCGTCGCACCCGTCACGGGGTGGCTGTTTGTAGACATTGCACAGACCCTAGCCGTCCTGCCACCTGGCCAGTATGTGGCAATACCCACACCTCAAACCGCTTCTGTTGTGCGAACTCTCCTTGGCCGGGGAGACTGCCGTACGTAAGGATCAGCGCCATGGATCTCCTGAACACGCTGGTGGACAAGGGGCTTCGGCGCGAGCTGCCGAGCCGTGAAGAGGCGCTGGCCGTGCTGGCCACGTCCGACGACGATCTCCTGGACGTAGTGGCCGCCGCCGGGAAGGTGCGGCGGCAGTGGTTCGGGCGGCGGGTGAAACTCAACTATCTGGTCAACCTCAAGTCGGGCCTGTGCCCGGAGGACTGCTCGTACTGCTCTCAGCGGCTCGGCTCGAAGGCCGAGATCCTCAAGTACACCTGGCTCAAGCCGGACGAGGCCTCGCAGGCCGCGGCGGCCGGTGTCGCGGGCGGCGCCAAGCGGGTCTGCCTGGTGGCCAGCGGCCGTGGGCCGACCGACCGTGACGTGGACCGGGTGGCGCAGACCATCGCGGCGGTCAAGGAGCAGAACGAGGGCGTCGAGGTGTGCGCGTGCCTCGGTCTGCTCTCGGACGGTCAGGCGGAGCGGCTGCGGGGCGCGGGCGCGGACGCGTACAACCACAACCTCAACACCTCCGAGGCGACGTACGCCGACATCACCAAGACGCACACCTACGCCGACCGTGTCGACACGGTGCGCAAGGCGCACGCGGCGGGGCTCTCCGCCTGCTCGGGGCTGATCGCGGGCATGGGCGAGAGCGACGAGGACCTGGTCGACGTGGTCTTCTCGCTGCGCGAGCTCGACCCGGACTCGGTGCCGGTGAACTTCCTGATCCCCTTCGAGGGCACCCCGCTGGCCAAGGAGTGGAACCTCACCCCGCAGCGCTGTCTGCGGATCCTCGCGATGGTCCGTTTCGTCTGCCCTGACGTCGAGGTGCGCATCGCGGGCGGTCGCGAGGTCCATCTGCGTTCGATGCAGCCGCTCGCCCTGAACCTCGCCAACTCGATCTTCCTCGGCGACTACCTCACCAGTGAGGGCCAGGCGGGCAAGGCGGACCTGGAGATGATCGCGGACGCCGGCTTCGAGGTCGAGGGCACGGACCAGGTGACGCTGCCGGAGCACCGGGTGGACGCGGAGTCCGCCGCGGGCTGCGGGTCGCACGAGGGAGGCGGCTGCGGTCCCTGCGGGGCGGACGGGCCCCCGGCGGAGTCCAACGAGGCGCGGACGGACCTGGTGGCGGTACGCCGCCGGGGCGCGGGAACGGACCTCGCGCCCAATGCCTGAGCTTCCCCTGGGCGACCTCCTCGAACTGGATCGTCGCCATGTATGGCACCCCTACGGCCCGATGCCGGGGCGCCAGGAGCCGCTGGTCGTCGAGTCGGCGAGCGGGGTGCGGCTGCGTCTCGCGGGCGGCTCGGACGAGCTGATCGACGGCATGTCGTCATGGTGGTCGGCCATCCACGGCTACAACCATCCGGTGCTGAACGAAGCGGTGCGCGGTCAGCTCGACCGGATGAGCCACGTCATGTTCGGCGGGCTCACCCACGAGCCCGCGGTGGCGCTGGCGAAGCGCCTTGTCGACATGTCTCCCGAGGGTCTTGAGCATGTCTTCCTCACCGACTCGGGCTCGGTGTCGGTCGAGGTCGCGGTGAAGATGTGCCTCCAGCACTGGCGTTCGCTAGGCCGCCCCGAGAAGCGGCGGATGCTGACGTGGCGCGGCGGCTACCACGGCGACACGTGGCAGCCGATGTCCGTGTGCGATCCCGTGGGGGGCATGCATCAGCTGTGGCAGGGGGTGCTGCCGCAGCAGGTGTTCGCGGACGCGCCGCCGGACGCGTACGAGGAGACGTACGCGGATCATCTGCGCGAGCTGATCGAGCGGCACGCGGGTGAACTGGCCGCGGTGATCGTGGAGCCGGTGGTTCAGGGTGCGGGCGGGATGCGGTTCCACTCCCCCGCCTATCTGCATGTGCTCCGCGAGGCGTGCGACGCGCACGACGTGCTCCTGGTGTTCGACGAGATCGCGACGGGCTTCGGCCGTACGGGGGCGCTGTTCGCGGCGGACCACGCGGGGGTCACGCCCGATGTGATGTGCGTCGGCAAGGCGCTGACCGGCGGCTATCTGACGCTGGCGGCGACGCTGTGTACGCCGCGGGTCGCGGACGGCATCTCGCGGGGCGAGGTCCCGGTCCTCGCTCACGGGCCCACGTTCATGGGCAACCCGCTGGCCGCGGCGGTGGCGGGCGCCTCGATCGACCTGCTGCTCGGGCAGGACTGGCAGATGGAGGTCAAGCGCATCGAGACGGGTCTGCGCGAGGGCCTCGCGGAGGCGGCGGCCCTGCCGTCCGTACGGGATGTCCGCGTCCTCGGGGCGATCGGCGTGGTCCAGCTGGACCACCCGGTGGACATGGCCGCGGCGACGCGGGCGGCGGTGCGTGAGGGGGTCTGGCTGCGGCCGTTCCGGGATCTGATCTACACGATGCCGCCGTTCATCACGGGTGACGACGACGTGGCGCGGATCGCGCGCGCGGTGTCCGCGGCGGCGAGGGAGGGCTGACATGACGGTGATCGTGGTGTCCGGGACGGGCACGGAGATCGGCAAGACGGTGACGACGGCCGCGGTGGCCGCGGTGGCCCTGGCGGGCGGGCGCAGCGTCGCCGTGCTCAAGCCGGCGCAGACCGGGGTCGCGCCCGGTGAGCCGGGGGACGCGCAGGAGGTGCGGCGGCTCGCGGGCGAGGGTGTCACCGCGCTCGAACTCGCCCGCTTCCCGGAGCCGCTGGCGCCGGACACCGCGGCGCGGCGGGCCGGGATGACGCCGGTACACCCCTCCGACGTGGCGGACGCCGCCGCGAAGCTGGCCACCGAGCACGATCTGGTGCTCGTCGAGGGGGCGGGCGGGCTGCTCGTCCGCTTCGACGAGGAGGGCGGCACGCTCGCCGACGCGGCGCGGCTCCTGGACGCCCCCGTCCTGCTGGTCGCGTCGGCGGGCCTCGGCACGCTGAACTCGGTGAGGCTCTCGGCGGAGGCACTGCGGGCACGCGGCGTACGCCACCTGGGCGTCACCATCGGCAGCTGGCCGACCACCCCCGACCTGGCCTCACGCTGCAACCTGACGGACCTCCCGAAGGCAGCGGAGGCGGACCTCCTGGGCGCGGTCCCGGAGGGCGCCGGCACGCTGGAGGCCGCCGCGTTCCGCGCCGCGGCCGGGGGCTGGCTCGGTCCAGCGCTGGGCGGAACGTGGGACGCGGGGGTGTTCACTCGGCGGGAGGGGCCGGGGGTGTTCGGGGCCTGAGGTGCGGCGGCCTCGGGGGGCGGAGGGGGGCGTTGGGGTCCTGGTGCGGTGTAGGCGCCGGGGGCGTTGGGGGCCCGAGGCCCGGCGATAGGCACCGGGGGCGTTGAGGTCCCGAGGCGCGAGGCCTTGGGGTCCGGAGCACGGCGTCAGGCACCGGAGGGGTTGCGGGTCCCGAGGCGCTGCGGAAGGCGCCTGGCCGCTGGCGTCTTGAGGCACGGCCGGAGACTCCGGAGGCGTTGAGGCCCCGAAGCACGGCGGGAGACTCCGGAAGGCGTCGGGGCTCCGAAGCACAGCGAAAGAAGCCTGGCCACTGACCTCCCGAGACACAGCGGGAGACACCGGGCCGTTGTGGGGCCCGAGGCGCTACGGAAAGCGCCTGGGCCGCTGGCGTCCTGCGGCAGGGCCGAAGACGGCGAAGGCGTTGGGGCCCGAGGTCCGGCGATAGGCACCGGAGGCGTCAAGGTCCCGCGGTGCGAGGAGGCGCCGCGGGCCTTGGGGGCCCGACGCACGGCGGGAGCACCCGGAGGCGTTGAGGTGCTGAAGCACGGCGTCAGGCGCCGGAGGGGCTGGGATCCCGAGCCGCCGCGGAAAGCCCCTGGCCCGCCGGTGGCCCGCGGCTCCTTGCGGTGGCCCGAGGCCGGCGGTGCGCGGGGGCCGGCCCGCCTCGTGCCGTCCCCGCCGGCGGGTTCCGAATCCGCCGGGAGACTCGGGGCCCCGGTCGGAGGGGAATGCCGCCCACCGGGGCACCATTGCGGTATCCGCTCACCTCTCCGAGGAGGGACCCGTGCCCCGACCGTCACGCCTGCCGAAGTCCCGCGACGCCGTGCACCACCCCGTCTTCGCCCGCTTCTACGCACGCCAGAGCGTGGCCGCCGAGCCCGTCATCTCCGGCCACCGCAAGGACCTCCTCGCCGGGCTCTCCGGCCGGGTGATCGAGGTGGGCGCGGGCAACGGGCTGAACTTCGCGCACTACCCGGGTGCGGTCAGTGAAGTCGTGGCGATCGAACCGGAGCGCCTGCTGCGGAAGTTGGCCCTGTCCGCCGCCCTGCGCACAGAAGTCCCCGTCGACGTGGTGCCGGGCACCGCCGAGGCCCTGCCCGTCAAGAGCGAGGCGTTCGACGCGGCCGTCGCCTCGCTCGTCCTGTGCAGTGTGCGCGACGTGCCACGGGCGCTGCGCGAGCTGCGCCGGGTCCTGCGACCCGGCGGTGAACTCCGCTTCTTCGAGCACGGCCGGGCCCCGGGCCCGCTGATGTCCGCCACGCAGCGCGTACTGGACCGCACGGTGTGGCCGCCGCTGTTCGGCGGCTGCCACGTCGCGCGGGACACACTGGGCGCGCTGCGCGAGGTCGGCTTCGAACTCGGCGCGTACCGCCGGATCCTGGTGCCCGCGAAGGGGCCGCGCCTGCCCACCTCGTACTGTGTGATCGGTACGGCACGCCGCCCGGACGCCCCGTGACGCCCGGGAGGCGTGGGTCTGTGGTCAGATCGCCTGGGTCAAGTTGACGGCATTGCCGTCGGGGTCCCTGATGTGGGCGACGCGCTGCCCCCACGGCATGTCGTTCGGCTCGCCCAGCACCGTCCCGCCCAGCGGCTCGACGCGCCCCAGCACGTCGTCGACGGCGTCCACCGCCACGCTCAGCAGCACCCGCCCGGGCGGGCCCGTCTCGATCGCGGGGTTCGCGGCGATGCCGAACCCCCCGTCGCCGACCCGCAGTTCCACGAAGAAGACCGCGCCGTCCTGTGGGTACCGCTCCGTCACTTCGGCTCCGAGTAGGTCGCCGTAGAAGGCCTGGAGGCGGTCGACGTCGGGAGTGATGACGATCGGCTGGACGGCGGCGGGCATGGGATCTCCTCCGGTTGCCGGTGACGGGGCGGGTCCGGGCTTCGGCACGCACCCCGGCCGGGTACCTTGCTGGTCACCCCTTATGACCGCCCTCAGGTCCAGAACTCATCGCCCAGGACCCATCGTCCGCAAGTCATCGTCCAGAATTCATCGCCCGATACTCCCGCGACCGCGCCTCCTCACAGGCTCCACTCACGCAGCCGCTCGGCGATCGCCTCCACGCTCGCACCCCCGTCCTTCACCAGCCGCGCCAGGTCACGCACCTGTTCGGGCGAGGTGACCACCTTCATGCCGCTGGCGACGAGATAGGCGTACGCGACGGAGGCGGCGAAGAGGGCGTTGGAACGTTCCAGCGCGGGCAGGTGCAGCAGCAGTTGCAGGAGCGCCGCGGCCCGGTCGTGCGGGGTCTCGTAGACGGGCATGCCGAATATCTCCGCCTCGTGCCGGCTGATGGCGGCGACGAGCGCTCCCCAGTCGGTGACCTGGGGGTCTCCGGGCGTCTTGTGTTCGGCGATCATCAGGAGCCAGGCAAGATCGATTCTCAGGTCCAACGGCTCAACGACGACCTTCACCGAGCGGCAGCGCCGCCTCGCGGAGCGGACGGGTGCCTTCGCGCTCCGTCCCGAACTCCTCGGCGAACACGGACTCGTACTGCTTCATGAAGTCGGCGGCCGCTTCGACGAACGTGCGGCCGATTTCCCCGGCGTCCTGCTTCACGAGTTCCTCGATGTAGCGGTTCACGCTCATGCCTCGGGCCAGGGCACGCTCCCGCGCGGCTCGGGCGGTGTCCTCGTCCACTCGCACGTTCAGCTGAGTCTTCGCCATTCCTTCAAGCTAGCGCCGGTGTGCTAGCGCGACAAGGGCCCCCGGACCGTGCCCCTTACATGCGTCTGCGGGCCCGACTTCGGGGGGATACCGCGGGCTCAGACCGTCCCACTACTCTCGGCGCACACACGGGAGTCGGAACGGCCACAACCCAGGAGGCGGCCTTGCCCATACCTGATTCGGCACCGTTCACCGGCCGTTCCGGGGCCGCCGGGACTGCCGCGCGCGCCCGGGGTCTGACCAAGGCGTACGGCTCGGGCGAGACGACCGTGCTCGCCCTCGACTCGGTCGACGTGGACATCGCGCGCGAGCGCTTCACGGCCGTCATGGGCCCCTCCGGGTCGGGGAAGTCCACGCTGATGCACTGCCTGGCCGGGCTGGACAGCGTCTCCGCGGGCCAGGTGTGGCTCGGCGACACGGAGATCACGGGCCTCAAGGAGCGGGAACTGACCCGGCTGCGGCGCGACCGCATCGGGTTCATGTTCCAGTCGTTCAACCTCATCCCCACGCTCAACGCCCTGGAGAACATGACGCTCCCGATGGACATCGCGGGCCAGCGGCCGGACCACGCGTGGCTGGAGCACGTGATCGACACGCTGGGGCTGCGGGACCGGCTGAAGCACCGCCCCTCGCAGCTGTCCGGCGGGCAGCAGCAGCGGGTGGCGTGTGCGCGGGCGCTGGCGTCGAAGCCCGAGCTGATCTTCGCCGACGAGCCGACGGGCAACCTCGACTCGCGGGCGGGTCTGGAGGTGCTCGGCTTCCTGCGCGACGCGGTCGACCAGCTCGGTCAGACCGTCGTCATGGTGACCCATGACCCCGGCGCCGCCGCCCACTCCGACCTGGTCCTCTTCCTCGCCGACGGCCGGATCGTGGACGACATGGAGCGCCCGACGGCGGACGCGGTGCTGGAACGGATGAAGCGGTTCGACGCCATGCACGCGACGGCGCCGCCGGGCGCACCGGGCGGCCACTCCGACAGCGCGTCCGAGCAGAGCTGAACCGGCGGCCGCGGTGCTGAAGGCGACGCTCAGGAGCTTCCTCGCACACAAGGGCCGGCTCGTGCTCTCCGCTCTGGCCGTCGTCCTCTCGGTGGCGTTCGTCGCGGGCAGTCTGATCTTCTCGGACACGGTGACGCGTACGTTCGACCGGCTGTTCGCCTCCACCTCCGCCGACGTGACGGTCAGGCCGAAGGAGGACCTCGACGAGTCGGTGCCCTCCGGGCGTACGCCGACCGTGCCCGCGAGCCTGAAGGAGCGGGTGGCGGGGGTCGAGGGGGTCGCGGACACCCACATCGACGCGTCCGTCGAGAACATCACCGTCGTCGACCGCGACAACGAATCGGTCGGCCCGACCACCGGCGCGCCGACCATCGCCACCAACTGGTACCCCACCGACCGCAGCCCCGTGGAGCTGACCTCGGGGCATGCGCCGCGCGGTGCGGGCCAGGCGATGCTGGACGCGGACACGGCCGACAAGAAGGGCGTGGAACTCGGCGACACCCTGACCGTCCTCGCCCGCCCCGGCTCGTTCGAGGTGGAGATCGTCGGCATCGCCACGTTCACCACCACCAACCCGGGCGCCGCGCTGGTCTTCCTGGACACCCCGACCGCGCAGCGCGAACTGCTCGGCGCCACGGACGCGGCGACGAGCATCTCCGTGACCGCCGCCCCTGGCGTCGACGACGACACGCTGAAGCGCCGCATCGCCGCCGAGGTCGGCGGGGGCTACGAGCTGGAGACCGCCGACGAACAGGCCGAGTCCGCCGCGGCCTCGCTCGGCGGCTTCCTGGACGTCATCAAGTACGTGATGCTCGGCTTCGCCGGTGTCGCCGTGCTCGTCGGCATCTTCCTGATCGTCAACACGTTCTCGATGCTGATCGCCCAGCGCACCCGTGAGCTGGGCCTGCTGCGTGCGCTGGGCGCCGACCGCAGGCAGGTGCGCCGCTCCGTGCTCTTCGAGGCGCTGCTGCTCGGCCTGGTCGGCTCGACGCTGGGGCTGGCCGCCGGCATCGGTCTGGCCCTCGGTCTCATCGAGCTGATGGGCCTGCTCGGGATGAACCTGAAGTCCACGGAGATGGTCCTCAAGTGGGTGACCCCCGTGGCGTCCTACGTCGTCGGGGTCG is a genomic window containing:
- a CDS encoding 8-amino-7-oxononanoate synthase, with the protein product MSTNSHPVTGATRAPFDWLDEQAGLRADAGLVRTLRPRAADAGGLLDLASNDYLGLTRHPEVTEGAAAAARRWGGGATGSRLVTGSTELHAELERELADFCGFEAALVFSSGYAANLAAVTALAPHGSLIVSDAGNHASLIDGCRLARAVTQVVPHSDPEAVRKTLEAHDGPAVMVSDSVFSVDGDAAPLAELADVCREFGAGLIVDDAHGLGVLGDGGRGAPHAAGLAGAADTVVTLTLSKSFGSQGGAVLGPAKVIDHLVNAARTFIFDTGLAPAAAGAALAALRLLRREPERAARARQVAAELHRRLTAEGLSAVRPDAAVVSVRAPAPESAVRWAAECRAAGLAVGCFRPPSVPDGISRLRLTARADLTDEQIADAVRVISRTAPR
- a CDS encoding ATP-dependent Clp protease proteolytic subunit; this translates as MRRPSARHVLPEFTERTSSGTRTLDPYSRLLEERIVFLGAPVDDTSANDVMAQFTHLEYAAPDRDISLYINSPGGSFSAMTAIYDTMRFVSCDVETVCLGQAASAAAVLLAAGTPGKRHALPGARILIHQPSFSEPIQGQASDLAIQADEILRTRRLLEELLARHTGQSQKRIAADIERDKILDAPAAVEYGLVDRIVQSRKTSLGARGAR
- a CDS encoding ATP-binding protein; this translates as MADHQEASVTLPSDPASVPAARAYVANVLTEWGLPGEAEVADTIRLIVSELATNAVQHTRGQSPTFTVDVELDRDEQLRIGVTDSHPRYPRRLPAAVQQDNGRGMVIIRWLTAECGGKLSVSPTAEGGKTVWIALPWTAPVQQGHR
- a CDS encoding C40 family peptidase, which produces MTALNHVPSLLGRTGAVSALTLAVVGGTVVAPGLTSEAEAATHGTKALKIAASKKGSPYSYGAVGPNRFDCSGLTLYSFKRTGKKLPRTAAAQYNKTRHISKSQRTRGDLVFFHSGRNVYHVGIYAGNGRIWHAPKRGTVVRLDKIWTKSVWYGRVR
- a CDS encoding helix-turn-helix transcriptional regulator; amino-acid sequence: MQYGPAVRRRRLGAELRALRGLAGLTSSQAAAKVGWHQSKVSRIETGRSGVKATDVRLLLDAYEVKDAHLSELLVALAGADDTGASGRHHWWKAYRDLLPAAYRDFISLEAQASWVRTLETSVVPGLLQTPDYARAVTRAALGGLPDEQVDALVEVRLARQDVLRAEPPVRLSVVLDEAVLRRSVGGPRVFAHQLARLQEVAQLPQVRLQVLPFSSGEHVGLIGPFVIFSFPNIADLDVVVLDHLTSSLYLERKEDLQAYVEAFNSLQEQALSPEDSEDFIAGLSDGA
- the bioB gene encoding biotin synthase BioB → MDLLNTLVDKGLRRELPSREEALAVLATSDDDLLDVVAAAGKVRRQWFGRRVKLNYLVNLKSGLCPEDCSYCSQRLGSKAEILKYTWLKPDEASQAAAAGVAGGAKRVCLVASGRGPTDRDVDRVAQTIAAVKEQNEGVEVCACLGLLSDGQAERLRGAGADAYNHNLNTSEATYADITKTHTYADRVDTVRKAHAAGLSACSGLIAGMGESDEDLVDVVFSLRELDPDSVPVNFLIPFEGTPLAKEWNLTPQRCLRILAMVRFVCPDVEVRIAGGREVHLRSMQPLALNLANSIFLGDYLTSEGQAGKADLEMIADAGFEVEGTDQVTLPEHRVDAESAAGCGSHEGGGCGPCGADGPPAESNEARTDLVAVRRRGAGTDLAPNA
- a CDS encoding DUF397 domain-containing protein is translated as MTALPRYVPSSTTLQGARWQRSSRSNGMNNCVETATLDTTTHDLLQSRAAARLLAVRDSKNTAGPALLFSPGPWETFVDSLR
- a CDS encoding adenosylmethionine--8-amino-7-oxononanoate transaminase, with the translated sequence MPELPLGDLLELDRRHVWHPYGPMPGRQEPLVVESASGVRLRLAGGSDELIDGMSSWWSAIHGYNHPVLNEAVRGQLDRMSHVMFGGLTHEPAVALAKRLVDMSPEGLEHVFLTDSGSVSVEVAVKMCLQHWRSLGRPEKRRMLTWRGGYHGDTWQPMSVCDPVGGMHQLWQGVLPQQVFADAPPDAYEETYADHLRELIERHAGELAAVIVEPVVQGAGGMRFHSPAYLHVLREACDAHDVLLVFDEIATGFGRTGALFAADHAGVTPDVMCVGKALTGGYLTLAATLCTPRVADGISRGEVPVLAHGPTFMGNPLAAAVAGASIDLLLGQDWQMEVKRIETGLREGLAEAAALPSVRDVRVLGAIGVVQLDHPVDMAAATRAAVREGVWLRPFRDLIYTMPPFITGDDDVARIARAVSAAAREG